The following proteins come from a genomic window of Canis aureus isolate CA01 chromosome 3, VMU_Caureus_v.1.0, whole genome shotgun sequence:
- the MINK1 gene encoding misshapen-like kinase 1 isoform X7, translated as MGDPAPARSLDDIDLSALRDPAGIFELVEVVGNGTYGQVYKGRHVKTGQLAAIKVMDVTEDEEEEIKQEINMLKKYSHHRNIATYYGAFIKKSPPGNDDQLWLVMEFCGAGSVTDLVKNTKGNALKEDCIAYICREILRGLAHLHAHKVIHRDIKGQNVLLTENAEVKLVDFGVSAQLDRTVGRRNTFIGTPYWMAPEVIACDENPDATYDYRSDIWSLGITAIEMAEGAPPLCDMHPMRALFLIPRNPPPRLKSKKWSKKFTDFIDTCLIKTYLSRPPTEQLLKFPFIRDQPTERQVRIQLKDHIDRSRKKRGEKEETEYEYSGSEEEDDSHGEEGEPSSIMNVPGESTLRREFLRLQQENKSNSEALKQQQQLQQQQQRDPEAHIKHLLHQRQRRIEEQKEERRRVEEQQRREREQRKLQEKEQQRLEDRQALRREEERRQAEREQEYKRKQLEEQRQSERLQRQLQQEHAYLKSLQQQQQQQQQQQKQQQPGLPTDRKPLYHYGRGSSPADKPAWAREVEERTRMNKQQNSPLAKTKPSSTGPEPPLPQAAPGPPGPLSQTPPMQRPVEPQEGPHKSLVAHRVPLKPYAAPVPRSQSLQDQPTRNLAAFPASHEPDPAVPTPTTTPSARGAVIRQNSDPTSEGPGPGPNPPAWVRPDTEAPPKVPQRTSSIAAALNTSGAGGARPTQAVRARPRSNSAWQIYLQRRAERGTPKSPGPPAQPPGPPNACSNPDLRRSDPSWERPEGALPAHGHLPQAGSLERNRVGASSKLDSSPVLSPGNKAKPDDHRSRPGRPADFVLLKERALDDAPRPPKKAMDYSSSSEEVESSEDEDESNGEPSEGSRDPPGARDGDTDSVSTMVVHDVEEIAGTQTPYGGGTMVVQRTPEEERSLLHADSNGYTNLPDVVQPSHSPTESGKGQSPPSKDGGSDYQSRGLVKAPGKSSFTMFVDLGIYQPGGSGDTIPITALVGGEGGRLDQLQYDVRKGSVVNVNPTNTRAHSETPEIRKYKKRFNSEILCAALWGVNLLVGTENGLMLLDRSGQGKVYGLIGRRRFQQMDVLEGLNLLITISGKRNKLRVYYLSWLRNKILHNDPDVEKKQGWTTVGDMEGCGHYRVVKYERIKFLVIALKSSVEVYAWAPKPYHKFMAFKSFADLPHRPLLVDLTVEEGQRLKVIYGSSAGFHAVDVDSGNSYDIYIPVHIQSQITPHAIIFLPNTDGMEMLLCYEDEGVYVNTYGRIIKDVVLQWGEMPTSVAYICSNQIMGWGEKAIEIRSVETGHLDGVFMHKRAQRLKFLCERNDKVFFASVRSGGSSQVYFMTLNRNCIMNW; from the exons GACCCTGCTGGAATCTTCGAGCTGGTGGAAGTGGTCGGAAATGGAACTTACGGACAGGTGTACAAG GGTCGGCACGTCAAGACTGGGCAGCTGGCTGCCATCAAGGTCATGGATGTCACGGAG gatgaggaggaagagatcAAACAGGAGATCAACATGTTGAAGAAATATTCTCACCACCGTAACATCGCCACCTACTATGGGGCCTTCATAAAGAAGAGCCCCCCCGGGAATGACGACCAGCTCTGG CTGGTGATGGAGTTCTGTGGGGCTGGCTCCGTGACAGACCTAGTGAAGAACACAAAGGGGAATGCCCTGAAGGAGGACTGTATCGCCTACATTTGCAGGGAGATTCTCCGG ggtCTGGCCCATCTCCATGCCCACAAGGTGATCCATCGAGACATCAAAGGGCAGAACGTGCTGCTGACAGAGAACGCCGAGGTCAAGCTAG TGGACTTTGGGGTGAGTGCTCAGCTGGACCGCACTGTGGGCAGGCGGAACACTTTCATCGGGACCCCCTACTGGATGGCCCCAGAGGTCATCGCCTGTGATGAGAACCCCGATGCCACCTATGACTACAGG AGTGACATTTGGTCTCTAGGAATCACAGCCATCGAGATGGCAGAGGGGGCCCCCC CTCTGTGTGACATGCACCCCATGCGAGCCCTCTTCCTCATCCCACGGAACCCACCCCCCAGACTCAAGTCCAAGAAATG GTCTAAGAAGTTCACTGACTTCATTGACACGTGTCTTATCAAGACCTACTTGAGCCGCCCACCTACAGAGCAGCTGCTCAAGTTCCCCTTCATCCGGGACCAGCCCACAGAGCGGCAGGTCCGCATCCAGCTCAAGGACCACATCGACCGCTCCCGCAAGAAGCGAGGCGAGAAAG AGGAGACGGAGTACGAGTACAGCGGCAGTGAGGAGGAGGATGACAGCCATGGAGAGGAGGGCGAGCCCAG CTCTATCATGAACGTGCCGGGGGAATCCACACTGCGCCGGGAGTTCCTGCGGCTGCAGCAGGAGAACAAGAGCAACTCTGAGGCtttgaagcagcagcagcagctgcagcagcagcagcaacgaGACCCTGAGGCACACATCAAGCATCTCCTGCACCAGCGCCAGCGCCGCAtcgaggagcagaaggaggagcgGCGGCGCGTGGAGGAG CAACAGCGGCGGGAGCGGGAGCAGCGGAAGCTgcaggagaaggagcagcagcGCCTGGAGGACCGGCAGGCCCTGCGGCGGGAGGAGGAGAGGCGGCAGGCTGAGCGGGAGCAG GAGTACAAGCGGAAGCAGCTGGAGGAGCAGCGGCAGTCCGAGCGGCTCCAGAGGCAGCTGCAGCAGGAGCACGCCTACCTCAAGtccctgcagcagcagcagcagcagcagcagcagcagcagaagcagcagcaaccGGGCTTGCCCACCGATAGGAAGCCGCTATACCACTACGGCCGGGGCAGCAGTCCCGCTGACAAGCCTGCTTGGGCACGAGAG GTTGAGGAGAGGACAAGGATGAACAAGCAGCAGAACTCCCCCTTGGCCAAGACCAAGCCAAGCAGCACAGGGCCTGAGCCCCCCCTTCCCCAGGCCGCCCCCGGGCCTCCGGGCCCCCTTTCCCAAACTCCGCCTATGCAGAGGCCGGTGGAGCCCCAGGAGGGACCGCACAAG AGCCTGGTGGCACACCGGGTCCCACTGAAGCCATATGCAGCGCCTGTACCCCGATCCCAGTCCCTGCAGGACCAGCCCACCCGAAACCTGGCTGCCTTCCCAGCCTCCCATGAGCCTGACCCCGCTGTCCCCACGCCCACCACCACGCCCAGCGCCCGAGGAGCCGTCATCCGCCAGAATTCAGATCCCACCTCCGAAGGGCCTGGCCCCGGCCCAAACCCCCCAGCCTGGGTCCGGCCGGATACTGAGGCCCCCCCCAAG gTGCCTCAGAGGACCTCCTCCATTGCTGCCGCGCTCAACACCAGTGGGGCCGGAGGGGCCCGGCCCACTCAGGCTGTCCGCGCCAG ACCTCGCAGCAACTCCGCCTGGCAAATCTATCTGCAAAGGCGGGCAGAGCGGGGCACCCCCAAGTCTCCAGGGCCCCCCGCTCAGCCCCCTGGCCCGCCCAACGCCTGTAG CAACCCGGATCTCAGGAGGAGCGACCCCAGCTGGGAGCGGCCGGAAGGTGCCCTCCCCGCTCACGGGCACCTGCCCCAGGCTGGCTCGCTGGAGCGGAACCGTGTAGGAG CCTCCTCCAAACTGGATAGTTCCCCAGTGCTCTCCCCTGGGAACAAAGCCAAGCCTGATGACCACCGCTCACGGCCAGGCCGGCCCGCA gATTTCGTGCTGTTGAAGGAGCGAGCCCTGGACGATGCCCCACGGCCACCCAAGAAGGCCATGGATTACTCGTCCTCCAGTGAGGAGGTGGAGAGCAGTGAAGATGAGGATGAAAGCAACGGCGAGCCCTCAGAGGGGAGCAGAGACCCCCCTGGGGCCCg CGACGGGGACACGGACAGCGTCAGCACCATGGTGGTCCACGACGTGGAAGAGATAGCTGGGACCCAGACCCCCTATGGGGGTGGCACCATGGTAGTCCAGCGC ACTCCTGAAGAGGAGCGCAGCCTGCTGCATGCAGACAGCAATGGCTACACAAACCTGCCAGATGTCGTCCAGCCCAGCCACTCACCCACCGAGAGCGGCAAAGGTCAAAGCCCCCCCTCGAAGGATGGAGGTAGTGAT tACCAGTCTCGTGGGCTGGTAAAGGCCCCTGGCAAGAGCTCATTCACGATGTTTGTGGACCTAGGGATCTACCAGCCTGGAGGCAGTGGGGATACCATCCCCAtcacag ccttggtggggggagagggcgGCCGGCTAGATCAGCTCCAGTACGACGTGCGTAAAGGCTCCGTGGTCAACGTGAACCCTACCAACACCCGCGCCCACAGCGAGACCCCCGAGATTCGCAAGTACAAGAAGCGGTTTAATTCAGAGATCCTCTGTGCAGCTCTTTGGG GTGTCAACCTGCTGGTGGGCACAGAGAATGGCCTGATGCTACTGGACCGGAGCGGGCAGGGCAAGGTGTATGGGCTCATCGGGCGGCGGCGCTTCCAGCAAATGGATGTCCTAGAAGGGCTCAACTTGCTCATCACCATCTCAG GGAAAAGGAATAAACTGCGGGTGTACTACCTGTCCTGGCTCCGGAACAAGATTCTGCACAATGACCCGGACGTGGAGAAGAAGCAGGGCTGGACCACCGTGGGCGACATGGAGGGCTGCGGGCACTACCGCGTGG TGAAGTACGAGCGCATTAAGTTCCTGGTCATCGCGCTGAAGAGCTCTGTGGAGGTGTACGCCTGGGCCCCCAAACCCTACCACAAGTTCATGGCCTTCAAG tcCTTCGCAGATCTCCCTCACCGCCCTCTGCTGGTTGACCTGACTGTGGAGGAGGGTCAGCGGCTCAAGGTCATCTATGGCTCCAGTGCCGGCTTCCATGCTGTGGACGTGGACTCGGGGAACAGCTATGACATCTACATCCCTGTGCAT ATCCAGAGCCAGATCACGCCCCATGCCATCATCTTCCTCCCCAACACTGACGGCATGGAGATGCTGCTGTGCTACGAGGACGAAGGCGTCTACGTCAACACATATGGGCGGATCATTAAGGACGTGGTGCTGCAGTGGGGAGAGATGCCCACCTCTGTAG cCTACATCTGCTCCAACCAGATCATGGGCTGGGGTGAGAAAGCCATTGAGATCCGCTCCGTGGAGACAGGCCACCTGGACGGTGTCTTCATGCACAAACGAGCCCAGAGGCTCAAGTTCCTGTGCGAGCGGAATGACAAG GTGTTTTTCGCCTCCGTCCGCTCTGGGGGCAGCAGCCAAGTTTACTTCATGACGCTGAACCGAAACTGCATCATGAACTGGTGA
- the MINK1 gene encoding misshapen-like kinase 1 isoform X5: MGDPAPARSLDDIDLSALRDPAGIFELVEVVGNGTYGQVYKGRHVKTGQLAAIKVMDVTEDEEEEIKQEINMLKKYSHHRNIATYYGAFIKKSPPGNDDQLWLVMEFCGAGSVTDLVKNTKGNALKEDCIAYICREILRGLAHLHAHKVIHRDIKGQNVLLTENAEVKLVDFGVSAQLDRTVGRRNTFIGTPYWMAPEVIACDENPDATYDYRSDIWSLGITAIEMAEGAPPLCDMHPMRALFLIPRNPPPRLKSKKWSKKFTDFIDTCLIKTYLSRPPTEQLLKFPFIRDQPTERQVRIQLKDHIDRSRKKRGEKEETEYEYSGSEEEDDSHGEEGEPSSIMNVPGESTLRREFLRLQQENKSNSEALKQQQQLQQQQQRDPEAHIKHLLHQRQRRIEEQKEERRRVEEQQRREREQRKLQEKEQQRLEDRQALRREEERRQAEREQEYKRKQLEEQRQSERLQRQLQQEHAYLKSLQQQQQQQQQQQKQQQPGLPTDRKPLYHYGRGSSPADKPAWAREVEERTRMNKQQNSPLAKTKPSSTGPEPPLPQAAPGPPGPLSQTPPMQRPVEPQEGPHKSLVAHRVPLKPYAAPVPRSQSLQDQPTRNLAAFPASHEPDPAVPTPTTTPSARGAVIRQNSDPTSEGPGPGPNPPAWVRPDTEAPPKVPQRTSSIAAALNTSGAGGARPTQAVRARPRSNSAWQIYLQRRAERGTPKSPGPPAQPPGPPNACSNPDLRRSDPSWERPEGALPAHGHLPQAGSLERNRVGASSKLDSSPVLSPGNKAKPDDHRSRPGRPASYKRAIGEDFVLLKERALDDAPRPPKKAMDYSSSSEEVESSEDEDESNGEPSEGSRDPPGARDGDTDSVSTMVVHDVEEIAGTQTPYGGGTMVVQRTPEEERSLLHADSNGYTNLPDVVQPSHSPTESGKGQSPPSKDGGSDYQSRGLVKAPGKSSFTMFVDLGIYQPGGSGDTIPITALVGGEGGRLDQLQYDVRKGSVVNVNPTNTRAHSETPEIRKYKKRFNSEILCAALWGVNLLVGTENGLMLLDRSGQGKVYGLIGRRRFQQMDVLEGLNLLITISGKRNKLRVYYLSWLRNKILHNDPDVEKKQGWTTVGDMEGCGHYRVVKYERIKFLVIALKSSVEVYAWAPKPYHKFMAFKSFADLPHRPLLVDLTVEEGQRLKVIYGSSAGFHAVDVDSGNSYDIYIPVHIQSQITPHAIIFLPNTDGMEMLLCYEDEGVYVNTYGRIIKDVVLQWGEMPTSVAYICSNQIMGWGEKAIEIRSVETGHLDGVFMHKRAQRLKFLCERNDKVFFASVRSGGSSQVYFMTLNRNCIMNW, from the exons GACCCTGCTGGAATCTTCGAGCTGGTGGAAGTGGTCGGAAATGGAACTTACGGACAGGTGTACAAG GGTCGGCACGTCAAGACTGGGCAGCTGGCTGCCATCAAGGTCATGGATGTCACGGAG gatgaggaggaagagatcAAACAGGAGATCAACATGTTGAAGAAATATTCTCACCACCGTAACATCGCCACCTACTATGGGGCCTTCATAAAGAAGAGCCCCCCCGGGAATGACGACCAGCTCTGG CTGGTGATGGAGTTCTGTGGGGCTGGCTCCGTGACAGACCTAGTGAAGAACACAAAGGGGAATGCCCTGAAGGAGGACTGTATCGCCTACATTTGCAGGGAGATTCTCCGG ggtCTGGCCCATCTCCATGCCCACAAGGTGATCCATCGAGACATCAAAGGGCAGAACGTGCTGCTGACAGAGAACGCCGAGGTCAAGCTAG TGGACTTTGGGGTGAGTGCTCAGCTGGACCGCACTGTGGGCAGGCGGAACACTTTCATCGGGACCCCCTACTGGATGGCCCCAGAGGTCATCGCCTGTGATGAGAACCCCGATGCCACCTATGACTACAGG AGTGACATTTGGTCTCTAGGAATCACAGCCATCGAGATGGCAGAGGGGGCCCCCC CTCTGTGTGACATGCACCCCATGCGAGCCCTCTTCCTCATCCCACGGAACCCACCCCCCAGACTCAAGTCCAAGAAATG GTCTAAGAAGTTCACTGACTTCATTGACACGTGTCTTATCAAGACCTACTTGAGCCGCCCACCTACAGAGCAGCTGCTCAAGTTCCCCTTCATCCGGGACCAGCCCACAGAGCGGCAGGTCCGCATCCAGCTCAAGGACCACATCGACCGCTCCCGCAAGAAGCGAGGCGAGAAAG AGGAGACGGAGTACGAGTACAGCGGCAGTGAGGAGGAGGATGACAGCCATGGAGAGGAGGGCGAGCCCAG CTCTATCATGAACGTGCCGGGGGAATCCACACTGCGCCGGGAGTTCCTGCGGCTGCAGCAGGAGAACAAGAGCAACTCTGAGGCtttgaagcagcagcagcagctgcagcagcagcagcaacgaGACCCTGAGGCACACATCAAGCATCTCCTGCACCAGCGCCAGCGCCGCAtcgaggagcagaaggaggagcgGCGGCGCGTGGAGGAG CAACAGCGGCGGGAGCGGGAGCAGCGGAAGCTgcaggagaaggagcagcagcGCCTGGAGGACCGGCAGGCCCTGCGGCGGGAGGAGGAGAGGCGGCAGGCTGAGCGGGAGCAG GAGTACAAGCGGAAGCAGCTGGAGGAGCAGCGGCAGTCCGAGCGGCTCCAGAGGCAGCTGCAGCAGGAGCACGCCTACCTCAAGtccctgcagcagcagcagcagcagcagcagcagcagcagaagcagcagcaaccGGGCTTGCCCACCGATAGGAAGCCGCTATACCACTACGGCCGGGGCAGCAGTCCCGCTGACAAGCCTGCTTGGGCACGAGAG GTTGAGGAGAGGACAAGGATGAACAAGCAGCAGAACTCCCCCTTGGCCAAGACCAAGCCAAGCAGCACAGGGCCTGAGCCCCCCCTTCCCCAGGCCGCCCCCGGGCCTCCGGGCCCCCTTTCCCAAACTCCGCCTATGCAGAGGCCGGTGGAGCCCCAGGAGGGACCGCACAAG AGCCTGGTGGCACACCGGGTCCCACTGAAGCCATATGCAGCGCCTGTACCCCGATCCCAGTCCCTGCAGGACCAGCCCACCCGAAACCTGGCTGCCTTCCCAGCCTCCCATGAGCCTGACCCCGCTGTCCCCACGCCCACCACCACGCCCAGCGCCCGAGGAGCCGTCATCCGCCAGAATTCAGATCCCACCTCCGAAGGGCCTGGCCCCGGCCCAAACCCCCCAGCCTGGGTCCGGCCGGATACTGAGGCCCCCCCCAAG gTGCCTCAGAGGACCTCCTCCATTGCTGCCGCGCTCAACACCAGTGGGGCCGGAGGGGCCCGGCCCACTCAGGCTGTCCGCGCCAG ACCTCGCAGCAACTCCGCCTGGCAAATCTATCTGCAAAGGCGGGCAGAGCGGGGCACCCCCAAGTCTCCAGGGCCCCCCGCTCAGCCCCCTGGCCCGCCCAACGCCTGTAG CAACCCGGATCTCAGGAGGAGCGACCCCAGCTGGGAGCGGCCGGAAGGTGCCCTCCCCGCTCACGGGCACCTGCCCCAGGCTGGCTCGCTGGAGCGGAACCGTGTAGGAG CCTCCTCCAAACTGGATAGTTCCCCAGTGCTCTCCCCTGGGAACAAAGCCAAGCCTGATGACCACCGCTCACGGCCAGGCCGGCCCGCA AGCTATAAGCGTGCCATCGGTGAG gATTTCGTGCTGTTGAAGGAGCGAGCCCTGGACGATGCCCCACGGCCACCCAAGAAGGCCATGGATTACTCGTCCTCCAGTGAGGAGGTGGAGAGCAGTGAAGATGAGGATGAAAGCAACGGCGAGCCCTCAGAGGGGAGCAGAGACCCCCCTGGGGCCCg CGACGGGGACACGGACAGCGTCAGCACCATGGTGGTCCACGACGTGGAAGAGATAGCTGGGACCCAGACCCCCTATGGGGGTGGCACCATGGTAGTCCAGCGC ACTCCTGAAGAGGAGCGCAGCCTGCTGCATGCAGACAGCAATGGCTACACAAACCTGCCAGATGTCGTCCAGCCCAGCCACTCACCCACCGAGAGCGGCAAAGGTCAAAGCCCCCCCTCGAAGGATGGAGGTAGTGAT tACCAGTCTCGTGGGCTGGTAAAGGCCCCTGGCAAGAGCTCATTCACGATGTTTGTGGACCTAGGGATCTACCAGCCTGGAGGCAGTGGGGATACCATCCCCAtcacag ccttggtggggggagagggcgGCCGGCTAGATCAGCTCCAGTACGACGTGCGTAAAGGCTCCGTGGTCAACGTGAACCCTACCAACACCCGCGCCCACAGCGAGACCCCCGAGATTCGCAAGTACAAGAAGCGGTTTAATTCAGAGATCCTCTGTGCAGCTCTTTGGG GTGTCAACCTGCTGGTGGGCACAGAGAATGGCCTGATGCTACTGGACCGGAGCGGGCAGGGCAAGGTGTATGGGCTCATCGGGCGGCGGCGCTTCCAGCAAATGGATGTCCTAGAAGGGCTCAACTTGCTCATCACCATCTCAG GGAAAAGGAATAAACTGCGGGTGTACTACCTGTCCTGGCTCCGGAACAAGATTCTGCACAATGACCCGGACGTGGAGAAGAAGCAGGGCTGGACCACCGTGGGCGACATGGAGGGCTGCGGGCACTACCGCGTGG TGAAGTACGAGCGCATTAAGTTCCTGGTCATCGCGCTGAAGAGCTCTGTGGAGGTGTACGCCTGGGCCCCCAAACCCTACCACAAGTTCATGGCCTTCAAG tcCTTCGCAGATCTCCCTCACCGCCCTCTGCTGGTTGACCTGACTGTGGAGGAGGGTCAGCGGCTCAAGGTCATCTATGGCTCCAGTGCCGGCTTCCATGCTGTGGACGTGGACTCGGGGAACAGCTATGACATCTACATCCCTGTGCAT ATCCAGAGCCAGATCACGCCCCATGCCATCATCTTCCTCCCCAACACTGACGGCATGGAGATGCTGCTGTGCTACGAGGACGAAGGCGTCTACGTCAACACATATGGGCGGATCATTAAGGACGTGGTGCTGCAGTGGGGAGAGATGCCCACCTCTGTAG cCTACATCTGCTCCAACCAGATCATGGGCTGGGGTGAGAAAGCCATTGAGATCCGCTCCGTGGAGACAGGCCACCTGGACGGTGTCTTCATGCACAAACGAGCCCAGAGGCTCAAGTTCCTGTGCGAGCGGAATGACAAG GTGTTTTTCGCCTCCGTCCGCTCTGGGGGCAGCAGCCAAGTTTACTTCATGACGCTGAACCGAAACTGCATCATGAACTGGTGA